CCCCTTCCGTGTCTTTCCGCGTATTCCGTGGACAATCTCCCCCAACACTTTCGCGCCCTTTTCGCGCCTTTCGCGGTTCCAACCCACCCCAGAACCCTTGAACACCGCCACACCATACCGCATCATTCAATCAAGCCCCCACGTCCGCTTCCGCCGAGAGTTCCGGCAACTCAAATACGTCAACTCATGACAAGTCCGGCAAGCCCAGCGACCGGAGCGCAAATACAATCGCTCCACGCGCCGCCGGCAAGCGCTCAGTTCATCGCGATGAAACTCCGGCCCCCAAATTCCCCCGGGACATTGCCACCACCAACGCTCGCCCCCGATCGCCGGGCGAGTCGAATCCAAACGCACCACCTGCCGCCGCGCCACGCGCCGCCCGCACCACTCCAAGTCCACCAACCAGTGCTCATCATCCTGCCGCCAAACCGCCAACCACAACACCCGCAGCTTCCGCCCCGTCAAAAAGAAAAACTTCTCACTCCCTCCGCCGCGCATCAGCCGAGAAGCCCGCTGCACCATCAACCGCGGACACTCCTCCACAGCCCGCCGCCGCTCAAACCCATCAAAACAAAACATGTTCCCCCCAAGCCACAGGCTTTAGGTCCCAAAAAGTTTTTCCAACAAAACGACCGAAATCCCCATCCAAATCCTCCCCTAAATCGCGGCCAACTTCAAACCACATCACCACTTGCAACCCGCGCACGCATTTCGCTCCAAATCAACGAACGACCAAAATCCTCGACCACCAACCAACCCCATGACCGAAAACCCCTACCAAAGCCCCAAGTCCGCCAGCGAACCGCCGCCGATCACCTCGTCGGTCGTCGGCGAGAGCGACGTTGTCTCCACGATCATTCCATATAAGAACAAGGCCTCGCTCATCGCCTATTACAGCGGCGTGTTCTCCGTCGCCGCGTGCTTGCCGCTGATCGGCATCGTGGGCGTGGTGCTCGCCGTCGTGGCCGTGGTCTATGGAGTCAAAGGCCTGCGCTACGCGAGGGAGAATCCCGAGGCCCGCGGCAGAATCCACTGCTGGATCGGCATCCTCGGCGGATCAGTCTGCGGCCTGTTCGGCCTGGCGATCCAAGCCTTGATCGTGATCGCCATCATCGGCAGCTTCGTGGACGCCCAACGACAATAGTGCTCCTCGGGGCAGGGCAGGGGAGTGGTCGGCGAAGCTGACATCGTCCTGCGCACTGGGGCTCCGTTCAATCGTCGTGCAAACCTTCGCGATCACCGTACGTCCATTCGATCCCGACTGTTTTCTCATCACCCCCAGCCCCAGCCACCCACATTTTCTCTTTCATTATTCACGTACAACTTTCCTCCTCTTTTCGTGCCTTTCGCGCCTTTCGTGGTTTCAACTCTCTTCTCTTCCCTCTCCGTGTCCTCCGTGCCTCCGTGGTGAACCCAGAATTCCCCGCCCGAAAATCGGTGGCACGCCGCGCCCCGCTGCGCGTAAACTTCCTACATGCAAACCTTGCCGCCGATTGCCGAGATGGAACGGGCGTATCTCGATAAAGACGCCTCCTATAACGGGCTGTTCTACCTGGGCGTGCGCACGACCGGCATCTTTTGTCGCCCAACGTGTCCCGCGCGAAAGCCGCTGCCGCGGAACGTCGAATACTTTCCCACGGCGCAGGCGGCGCGCTTCGCCGGCTATCGTCCATGTAAGCGTTGCCGGCCGCTGGAAGCAGATGCGCAACCGCCGTGGGCAGCGGAGTTGATCGCCGCCGTGGAGCACGATCCCGGAACGCGGATCACGGAGAGCGATCTGCGACGAAGAGGCGTCGATCCGAAATCGGCGCGGAGTTACTTTCTCAAGGAATTCGGCATGACCTTCCAAGCCTTCGCGCGAGCGCGACGCTTATCAGGCGTGCTCACACAGATTCGCGAAGGCGTCACGCTCGACGACGCGGTGTTCGCCAGCGGGTACGAATCGCACAGCGGCTTTCGCGACGCCTTCGCGCGAACGTTCGGCGAACCGCCTGGCAGCTATCGCGACGGCGCGTGCATTCAACTCGCGTGGCTGCGCAGTCCGCTCGGGCCGCTGATCGCCGGCGCGACGGACGACGGCGTGTGCCTGCTGGAGTTCACGGATCGCCGCATGCTGGAGACCCAGTTCACGACGCTGCGAAAGCGCTTCAAGTTGCCGCTCGTGCCGGGCAACAACCGGCATCTGGAATTACTCACGCAAGAACTCGCCAACTACTTCGCCGGCACGTTGCAAGCCTTCACCACGCCGCTCGTTTTCCCCGGCACCGATTTTCAACGCCGCGTGTGGAATCGCTTGCTGGAAATTCCTTACGGTACGACGTGTTCGTACCAGCAACTCGCGGCAGCCGTCGGCAATGCCGCGGCGGTCCGCGCCGCGGGCCGTGCAAATGGATTGAATCGCCTGGCGATCGTGATCCCGTGCCATCGCGTTGTCAACAAGAACGGCAACCTCGGCGGCTACGGCGGCGGGCTGCGCCGCAAGCAGTATCTGCTCGACCTGGAACGCTCGCATCGAGCGGGTTAGCTTTGCGAACGGGCAGGGCAGGGGCGCCCTGCGCGCCTGCTCGGTGAACCGCCGAGGAATTTCTTTGGCCGCTGGCCAAGCTTTCTGGGAATTCCCCATTAGGCCCCTTACGGCCGCGGGAAGTCCGACCGATTGGCAAGACAATCGCGGAATTCCTGTAACAAAAATCGGACTACCGCGCTCAGCCACTAGCGCCCAAAGCGTGGCGACTCAAAAAACTGCCTGCTGAGCGTTGCCCAAATTCGACTTCTTAGGAGTGACCTTCCATGTCCAAGGACTACGGGTTCCGTTTGCAAAGTTACGCTTACGATCTGATTAAGGACGATATCGGCGTCGAGTTCGACAGCCATCTGAACGAGTGGAAAACCCACACGAACAATCTGATTCTGTACGCGCGAAACGGGTTGAGCAACTATCAAACGCGCTTGGAAGCTGCGCGGAAAGCGATGGAGGCGGAAAGGGCGAGGAACCAGCAGATGGCGATGTTCGTTTTGTCGTTGCTCGCCGGCCCGGCCATGTCGTTCGTAGGAGGCGCGCTGGAGCATCGACTGGCGCCAAAGTTGTTCGGCAGCCAGCACTCGGCGCTGCGAAGTCGTCCGAATCCAAGATACAGCCCTCCTCCGCACGCTCCCGTTCCGGCGAACATTCCCTCGCAAAAGCCGCTGCCCTCGATCAAGAGCGGCGACAAATCCGTGGCGGACCGCAACGCCAAGAACTTCAAAATCCAAAACGACACTCGTAACAAGGCGGTCCAAACGGTTTCGCTGCCGGACAATCGCCAGACGATTCCTCAGCAAGTTTTCGATCCGAACTGGAGCCTGACGAAGGGCAAAATCCTCGGCGATTTCGGCGGCGCCGTGACGGGCGCGCTCATTACCGAACTGCTGATCAACCCCGCGATCAAGCCCGCGACACCCGACCAATCCAAATTGCAAAGCGCGATCAGCCAGGTGCCGGATTCGCTCCATCTGGAAGATCTCAAGACCAAGATGGAGAACGCCTGGACCGAGGCCCAGACCGTTGGCAAGCAAGCCATGCAGTTCTATGCGAACACGGTCCGCGAGGATCCGACCTGGGGAGATCGTCTGTGGGCCAAACTGAAGGCCGGCAGGCTGGCCGGCGTCCGCGCATCGAACGACGAATTGGACCTGTACAGTCTTGGCAAATCGTGGATTCATACGGTCGTCAATCAGCAACGGCAAAGGTGGGCCGAGGAAAGCGACTGGTTCTACTACGGCCACGCGCCCGCGCCGCTCAACGACAAGCACACCACCAACGCTATCGAGGCGGAATTGTGGGCAATCTGGATCGCCCAAGAAAACTTCCAGGCGAAATACGTTGAAGAGACCGGGGGCATGGACCGCGAGGGGAATATCGCCGTCCTGGGCCATCACTACGACTACGACGATCCCGAGGGCAAGAGCCGCATCAACCTGAATAAGATTCTGCCACACTTGCGCGACCTGGGCGTAGTGCAAGGTGGCCCGCCAAGAGAAATGGCGCGCGCTTACAACATGAAGAATGAAGGCATGTTGGCCGCCGAAGTCAGCGACATTTCGGGCGACGTGGACACGGGCAACGAACTGACGTCGCTCAACCAATGGGCGGCGAATCGCAAGCCGAGCTTCTTTGGCAACAAGGTCGGCTTCGTCCGCCGTCCTGTGAAACCGTTGGTCGTGAAGGGGAGTTATTGAGTTGCCGCGAGCAGGGCAGGGGGGCGCGAGCGGATTTCGCTCGCGCCCTCATTTATTGCCCGTTACTGCCGATAGCCGCCGCCCCAGGTGCGCTCGTTGAATTGCGCCGACTGCCCGCGCGGGATGGTGATGGTCGCCCAGTTCTCGCCAGCATGGATGCGGGCGATGAGCATGATCTGGCCGACGTGGTAACTGCAATGGGCGAGTGAGCGCTCAATCGCCAGCGGGACGGAATGCGGTTCGCCACGAACGG
This genomic interval from Planctomycetia bacterium contains the following:
- a CDS encoding methylated-DNA--[protein]-cysteine S-methyltransferase, with the translated sequence MQTLPPIAEMERAYLDKDASYNGLFYLGVRTTGIFCRPTCPARKPLPRNVEYFPTAQAARFAGYRPCKRCRPLEADAQPPWAAELIAAVEHDPGTRITESDLRRRGVDPKSARSYFLKEFGMTFQAFARARRLSGVLTQIREGVTLDDAVFASGYESHSGFRDAFARTFGEPPGSYRDGACIQLAWLRSPLGPLIAGATDDGVCLLEFTDRRMLETQFTTLRKRFKLPLVPGNNRHLELLTQELANYFAGTLQAFTTPLVFPGTDFQRRVWNRLLEIPYGTTCSYQQLAAAVGNAAAVRAAGRANGLNRLAIVIPCHRVVNKNGNLGGYGGGLRRKQYLLDLERSHRAG